In Arabidopsis thaliana ecotype Col-0 mitochondrion, complete genome, the following proteins share a genomic window:
- the atp6 gene encoding ATPase subunit 6 translates to MRRIFLFDENSLNSSSTIDTSSASTIDTSFASQCTNFSSGQASGTQDTHAGIFEDCPGLNPNDERVVELQCEIREKCEALTQDPEMGLILGEALHAESDNVPFLQSIADDLTQNGVSGEAFQEALNIVGQAAASPLDQFEIVPLIPMHIGNFYFSFTNSSLFMLLTLSFFLLLIHFVTKKGGGNLVPNAWQSLVELLYDFVLNLVKEQIGGLSGNVKQMFFPCILVTFLFLLFCNLQGMIPYSFTVTSHFLITLALSFSIFIGITIVGFQRHGLHFFSFLLPAGVPLPLAPFLVLLELISYCFRALSLGIRLFANMMAGHSLVKILSGFAWTMLCMNDIFYFIGALGPLFIVLALTGLELGVAILQAYVFTILICIYLNDAINLH, encoded by the coding sequence ATGCGACGAATCTTTTTGTTTGATGAAAATAGTCTTAATTCAAGTTCCACCATTGATACATCTTCTGCTTCCACCATTGATACATCTTTTGCGAGTCAATGCACTAACTTTTCTAGTGGTCAAGCGTCCGGTACTCAGGATACTCATGCTGGTATTTTTGAGGATTGTCCGGGCCTTAATCCTAACGATGAGCGTGTAGTAGAGCTGCAATGTGAGATACGCGAGAAGTGTGAGGCATTAACGCAAGATCCCGAAATGGGCTTGATTTTGGGCGAAGCTTTACATGCGGAAAGCGACAATGTCCCTTTTTTGCAGTCCATTGCTGATGATTTAACCCAAAACGGAGTATCCGGGGAAGCCTTTCAAGAAGCTCTGAATATAGTGGGACAGGCGGCGGCCTCCCCACTGGACCAATTTGAGATTGTCCCATTGATTCCTATGCATATCGGAAACTTCTATTTCTCATTCACAAATCCATCTTTGTTCATGCTGCTAACTCTGAGTTTTTTCCTACTTCTGATTCATTTTGTTACTAAAAAGGGAGGAGGAAACTTAGTCCCAAATGCTTGGCAATCCTTGGTAGAGCTTCTTTATGATTTCGTGCTGAACCTGGTAAAGGAACAAATAGGTGGTCTTTCCGGGAATGTGAAACAAATGTTTTTCCCTTGCATCTTGGTCACTTTTCTTTTTTTGTTATTTTGTAATCTTCAGGGTATGATACCTTATAGCTTCACAGTGACAAGTCATTTTCTCATTACTTTGGCTCTCTCATTTTCGATTTTTATTGGCATTACTATAGTGGGATTTCAAAGACATGGGCTTCATTTTTTCAGCTTTTTATTACCCGCAGGAGTCCCACTGCCGTTAGCACCTTTTTTAGTACTCCTTGAGCTAATTTCTTATTGTTTTCGCGCATTAAGCTTAGGAATACGTTTATTTGCTAATATGATGGCCGGTCATAGTTTAGTAAAGATTTTAAGTGGGTTCGCTTGGACTATGCTATGTATGAATGATATTTTCTATTTTATAGGGGCTCTTGGTCCTTTATTTATAGTTCTTGCATTAACCGGTCTGGAATTAGGTGTAGCTATATTACAAGCTTATGTTTTTACGATCTTAATCTGTATTTACTTGAATGATGCTATAAATCTCCATTAA